The DNA segment GGGTGACCGTGGGTCAGCAGGGTCAGCCCGATGCGCTTGCCGGCCCGTTCGGCGGTCTCGATGACGGCCCGCAGATGGCCTTCGTCGAGCGGCCCGGGGTCGATGACCACGGCGAGGTCGGAGTCCGGTTCGGCGACGATCCAGGTGTTGGTGCCGTCCAGGGTCATCGGCGACGGGTTCGGCGCCAGGACACAGCGGGCCCGTGCGCTCGCCTGTCCGGCGATCACTCCGCCGCGCGGCCGGCCGGGGAGGGCGGATGCGTCGGTCATGCGGGGGTCCCTCCCGAGGGGCCGTGGGTGCCCGCGTCGCCGTCCCCGGGGGCGGCGGTGCCGGACGGGGCGATGTGCTTGGTGAACTCGTCGTGTCCCGGCCAGCTCAGCTCGATCTCGCCGCCCACGACGCGGGCCTGCGCCAGTACCGGCGTCAGGTTCTGGGCCTCCGCGGCGCCCAGCGCGTCCGCGGCGGTGGCGTACGGCTGGAGGGAGCGCAGGGTCGCGATGGTCGGCGGCATCATCAGCAGCTCACCGCGGTCGTAGCCGGCCGCTGCCTCCTCCGGCCGGATCCACACCGCGAGGTCCGCCTCGCTGGAGGCACCGGGGGCCTCGCCCGCACCGGGGCTCGCCTCCGGCCCCTGGGGAAGGGTGTGCTGGCCCTCGGGGAGCGCCGCGACGAAGAACCAGGTGTCGTAGCGCCGCGGCTCGAACTCGGGGGTGATCCAGCGCGCCCAGGCGCCGAGCAGGTCGGCGCGCAGGACCAGGCCGCGGCGGGCCAGGAAGTCGGCGAAGGACAGCTCGTGGGCGACCAGGGCCGCGCGGTCGGCCTCCCAGTCCGCACCGGTGGTGTCCGTGACGACGGTCTCGGCGGAGGTGCCGGCGAGCAGCACGCCCGTCTCCTCGAACGTCTCGCGGACCGCGGCGCAGACGATGGTCTGCGCGGTGGCCGGGTCGACGCCCATACGGACCGCCCACTGGGCGCGCGAGGGGCCGGCCCAGGCGATCGGGCGCTCGTCACGCGGATCGACGGAGCCGCCCGGATAGGCGTACGCGCCGCCGGCGAAGGCCATGGAGGTACGTCTGCGCAGCATGTGGACGGTGGGGCCGCCGGAGGCGGAGTCCCGCAGCAGCAGGACGGTGGCGGCCCGCCGGGGCTCGGCGGGGGTCAGCTCGCCGTTCGCGAGCGCCCGGATGCGGTCCGGCCACTCCGGTGGGTACCACTGGCCGTTGGTCGTGGACGACATGGCCGGATGCTATGCGCTCGCGCGCTGATGTTCGAGGGCGTCTTCCGCGCCGGAGGGCCCCTGCTGACGAGGGGCCCTCCGGCACACGGCACGCGCCCGGGGGCTTCGGAGCCCCTGCGGGACGGCTATTCGGCGATCTCGACCTGGATCTCGACCTCGACCGGGGCGTCCAGCGGCAGCACCGCCACGCCCACGGCGGACCGGGCGTGCACGCCCTTGTCACCGAGGATCTCGCCCAGCAGCTCGCTGGCGCCGTTGAGGACGCCCGGCTGGCCGGTGAAGTCCGGCGCGGAGGCCACGAAACCGACGACCTTCACGACCCGCTGGATCTTGTCGAGGTCGCCGACCACGGACTTCACGGCGGCCAGCGCGTTGAGCGCACAGGTCGCGGCGAGCTCCTTGGCCTGCTCGGCGCCGACCTCGGCACCGACCTTGCCGGTGACCGGCAGCGCGCCGTCCACCATCGGCAGCTGGCCGGAGGTGTACACATAGGCGCCGGAGCGCACCGCGGGCTGGTAGGTGGCCAGCGGCGGCACGACCTGCGGCAGCTTCAGCCCGAGCGCCGCGATCTTGTCCTCCGCCGCGCTCACGCCTTCTCCCGCTTCAGGTAGGCCACCAGCTGCTCGGGGTTGTTCGGGCCCGGCACGACCTGGACGAGCTCCCAGCCGTCCTCGCCCCAGGTGTCCAGAATCTGCTTCGTCGCGTGCACGAGGAGCGGCACGGTCGCGTATTCCCACTTGGTCATGGGGCGAGCGTAATGCCTGTCCACGGCGGCTGCGGACGCCGTCCGCCGCGGGCCGCCCCACCCTGTCCGGTGCGGCGTTCCGCGGCGCTCCCGGCAGACCCCTACGGAGCATCCCCGACCTTTCCCTGAGGGATCGCGGGCGGATTCTCCGGGACCTCCCAGCCGTATCCCGTGCGTAGCCGGGACGCGAACTGGTTAGGCTCCTTTGCGTGAGCAGGCTCCATGTCGTCAGCGGCAAGGGCGGCACCGGCAAGACCACGGTCGCCGCCGCCCTCGCCCTGGCCCTGGCCACCGAGGGGCGCCGTACCCTCCTGGTCGAGGTCGAGGGCCGGCAGGGCATTGCCCAATTGTTCGAAACGGAAGCGCTTCCCTACGAGGAGCGCAAGATCGCGGTGGGTCCGGCATCGGAGGGCGGCGGAAGACGGTCGGGCGGTGAGGTCCACGCCCTCGCCATCGACGCCGAACGCGCCCTTCTGGACTACCTCCAGATGTTCTACAAACTCGGCAGCGCCGGCCGGGCGCTGAAGAAGCTCGGCGCCATCGACTTCGCCACGACCATCGCGCCGGGCCTGCGGGACGTCCTGCTGACCGGCAAGGCGTGCGAGGCGGTCCGCCGCAAGGACAAGAACGGGAAGTTCGTCTACGACGCGGTCGTGATGGACGCCCCGCCGACGGGCCGCATCACCCGCTTCCTGAACGTCAACGACGAGGTCGCGGGCCTCGCGAAGATCGGCCCGATCCACAATCAGGCGCAGGCCGTGATGCGGGTCCTCAAGTCGCCCGAGACCGCGGTGCACCTGGTCACGCTCCTGGAGGAGATGCCGGTCCAGGAGACCGCGGACGGCGTCGCCGAGCTGCGCGCCGCCGGCATCCCGGTGGGCGGCGTCGTCATCAACATGACCCGCCCGGCCCTGCTGGACAACGGCGACCTCGACATCGCCGCCCGTGGCGCGCGTACGGGCGTCGCCAAGGCGCTCTCCGAAGCCGGTCTCGGCGGCGCCCGCCGCGGCGGCCTGGCGGACCGTCTGATCGACCCCCTGCTGGAGCAGGCGCGCGAGCACGCCGAGCGGGTCGAGCTGGAGCGCGCCGAATACGCCGAACTCTCCGCCCTCGGCCTGCCCACCTACGAGTTGGAGCTGCTCCCCGAGGGAGTGGACCTCGCCGGGCTCTACCACCTGGCGAGAGACCTGCGGAAACAGGGGCCCATATGACCTCGGACAACACGACGCTGGACGCCTCGGCCCCGCGGCTCGAGGTCGACGCGCTGATCGACGACCCGCACACCCGCATCGTGGTGTGCTGCGGCTCGGGCGGCGTCGGCAAGACCACGACCGCCGCGGCCCTGGGCGTACGCGCCGCCGAACGCGGCCGCAAGGTCGTCGTGCTGACCATCGACCCGGCCAGGCGGCTGGCCCAGTCCATGGGGATCTCCGAGCTCGACAACGTCCCGCGCCAGGTCAAGGACGTCGACGAGCGCGCGGGCGGCGAACTCCACGCGATGATGCTGGACATGAAGCGCACCTTCGACGAGATCGTCGAGGGCCACGCGGACGCCGACCGGGCCCGCGCCATCCTGGAGAACCCCTTCTACCAGTCCCTGTCTGCCGGTTTCGCGGGCACACAGGAGTACATGGCCATGGAGAAGCTCGGCCAGCTCCGCGCGAGCGACGAGTGGGACCTGATCATCGTCGACACCCCGCCGAGCCGCTCCGCACTCGACTTCCTGGACGCGCCCAAGCGCCTCGGGTCCT comes from the Streptomyces angustmyceticus genome and includes:
- a CDS encoding NUDIX hydrolase, with the protein product MSSTTNGQWYPPEWPDRIRALANGELTPAEPRRAATVLLLRDSASGGPTVHMLRRRTSMAFAGGAYAYPGGSVDPRDERPIAWAGPSRAQWAVRMGVDPATAQTIVCAAVRETFEETGVLLAGTSAETVVTDTTGADWEADRAALVAHELSFADFLARRGLVLRADLLGAWARWITPEFEPRRYDTWFFVAALPEGQHTLPQGPEASPGAGEAPGASSEADLAVWIRPEEAAAGYDRGELLMMPPTIATLRSLQPYATAADALGAAEAQNLTPVLAQARVVGGEIELSWPGHDEFTKHIAPSGTAAPGDGDAGTHGPSGGTPA
- a CDS encoding RidA family protein, whose translation is MSAAEDKIAALGLKLPQVVPPLATYQPAVRSGAYVYTSGQLPMVDGALPVTGKVGAEVGAEQAKELAATCALNALAAVKSVVGDLDKIQRVVKVVGFVASAPDFTGQPGVLNGASELLGEILGDKGVHARSAVGVAVLPLDAPVEVEIQVEIAE
- a CDS encoding DUF4177 domain-containing protein, whose product is MTKWEYATVPLLVHATKQILDTWGEDGWELVQVVPGPNNPEQLVAYLKREKA
- a CDS encoding ArsA family ATPase: MSRLHVVSGKGGTGKTTVAAALALALATEGRRTLLVEVEGRQGIAQLFETEALPYEERKIAVGPASEGGGRRSGGEVHALAIDAERALLDYLQMFYKLGSAGRALKKLGAIDFATTIAPGLRDVLLTGKACEAVRRKDKNGKFVYDAVVMDAPPTGRITRFLNVNDEVAGLAKIGPIHNQAQAVMRVLKSPETAVHLVTLLEEMPVQETADGVAELRAAGIPVGGVVINMTRPALLDNGDLDIAARGARTGVAKALSEAGLGGARRGGLADRLIDPLLEQAREHAERVELERAEYAELSALGLPTYELELLPEGVDLAGLYHLARDLRKQGPI